From a single Gimesia fumaroli genomic region:
- the tnpA gene encoding IS66 family insertion sequence element accessory protein TnpA, translating to MPASQPTPRADQRRNPNREAFWRQTLSDRLQSGLSIRAFCQREGLSEPAYHYWRRELKKRDAETTAAASFLPVEVQLPATPIEIVFSQGTSVRVGNGCDQTTLETVLAALEQRAC from the coding sequence ATGCCCGCATCCCAGCCAACCCCGCGTGCCGACCAGCGACGGAACCCGAACCGTGAAGCGTTCTGGCGACAAACCCTTTCTGACCGACTGCAGTCCGGACTCTCGATCCGTGCCTTCTGTCAGCGTGAGGGACTCAGCGAACCAGCTTACCACTACTGGCGACGGGAACTGAAAAAGCGGGATGCCGAGACAACCGCTGCAGCTTCCTTTCTGCCCGTTGAAGTCCAACTCCCTGCCACGCCGATTGAAATCGTGTTCTCACAGGGCACCTCGGTTCGCGTCGGAAACGGCTGTGATCAAACCACGCTCGAAACCGTGCTCGCCGCGCTGGAGCAGCGCGCATGCTGA
- the tnpB gene encoding IS66 family insertion sequence element accessory protein TnpB (TnpB, as the term is used for proteins encoded by IS66 family insertion elements, is considered an accessory protein, since TnpC, encoded by a neighboring gene, is a DDE family transposase.): MLNLPTRIYFCTVPTDMRKSFDGLLRMTEVYLQQNVLDGGLFVFLNKKQDRIKLLYWDHDGLAIWYKRLEAGTYQRLSSPEGTHGLQLSSIDLGLLLQGIDLTSVQRRKRYQISEKVSTS; this comes from the coding sequence ATGCTGAATCTGCCCACCCGCATTTATTTCTGCACGGTCCCCACCGATATGCGCAAAAGTTTTGACGGCCTCCTGCGAATGACCGAAGTCTACCTGCAGCAAAACGTACTCGACGGGGGACTATTTGTGTTTCTCAACAAAAAACAGGATCGGATCAAGCTGCTGTACTGGGACCACGATGGTCTGGCCATCTGGTATAAACGGCTGGAAGCGGGCACATATCAGCGTCTCTCCAGCCCGGAGGGCACACATGGCCTACAACTGTCCTCAATCGACCTGGGGCTCCTGCTGCAGGGCATCGACCTGACCAGCGTGCAGCGCAGAAAACGCTATCAGATTTCAGAAAAAGTATCGACTTCATAA
- the tnpC gene encoding IS66 family transposase gives MNQKRSSLPNDVQSCHDMIHQLGETVGEQQREVEQLKHFIDRLLRQRFGARSEKIAPNQMSLFDEPDTPEEAAEPEDDEPPPTTVSAHRRRGGGRNKLPDHLPRERVEHDLTESEKRCPCCDQTRQRIGEISHEQLEFIPASLKVIEHVRFKYACRECEEHVALAPVPARPIAKGFAGPGLLSTILVGKYSDHLPLYRHESILSRNGVQLSRSTMSRWVLETAELLQPLIDLMKSRVLQSSVVHTDDTTIPVQDQRLSRTRTGRFWVYCGDVAHPYSVYDFTPNRERAGPQAFLEHFCGYLQADAYAGYEELYRSGRIHQVLCWAHARRKFYDARTVQPEAAHRALLFIQQLYAIEREAGVLKSDLPQPADCEHWWKRRWQLRQKQALPILEKFCDWLTETARSLLPKSPVAAAIQYLLSRWSGFTRYCTEGILSIDNNLAERTLRPCALGRKNYLFVGSDRGGQAAAVHYSLMASCKANEVEPFAYLRDVLTRITDHAADRLEELLPDQWLKQHPEAHYTRRR, from the coding sequence ATGAACCAGAAACGATCCTCATTGCCGAACGACGTCCAATCCTGCCATGATATGATTCACCAGTTGGGTGAGACCGTGGGAGAGCAACAGCGGGAAGTCGAGCAACTCAAACATTTCATTGATCGGCTGCTGCGACAGCGGTTTGGCGCCCGTTCTGAAAAGATCGCCCCCAATCAAATGAGTCTGTTTGACGAACCCGATACTCCAGAGGAAGCGGCCGAGCCCGAGGACGATGAACCTCCTCCCACGACGGTTTCCGCACATCGCCGTCGTGGCGGTGGCCGTAACAAGCTGCCCGATCATCTGCCTCGGGAACGGGTAGAGCATGACCTGACCGAATCGGAAAAACGCTGTCCCTGCTGCGACCAGACACGGCAGCGGATCGGAGAAATCAGCCACGAACAGTTAGAATTCATTCCTGCCAGCCTGAAAGTGATCGAGCACGTACGTTTCAAATACGCGTGCCGGGAGTGTGAAGAGCATGTGGCGCTGGCTCCAGTTCCTGCCCGGCCGATTGCCAAAGGCTTCGCCGGCCCCGGCTTGCTCTCGACGATCCTGGTGGGGAAATACTCAGATCATCTCCCCCTGTATCGTCATGAATCCATTCTCAGCCGGAATGGCGTACAGCTTTCGCGGAGCACGATGAGCCGCTGGGTCCTGGAAACCGCAGAATTACTGCAACCGCTGATTGATCTGATGAAAAGCCGGGTTTTGCAATCCAGCGTCGTACATACGGATGATACGACGATTCCCGTCCAGGACCAACGGCTTTCCCGCACGCGGACCGGCCGGTTCTGGGTTTACTGTGGCGATGTCGCGCACCCGTATTCGGTCTATGATTTCACCCCGAACCGGGAACGCGCCGGTCCCCAGGCGTTTTTAGAACACTTTTGCGGTTATCTGCAGGCAGACGCGTATGCCGGCTACGAAGAACTGTACCGGTCAGGCAGAATTCACCAGGTCTTGTGCTGGGCGCATGCGCGACGCAAGTTTTACGATGCGCGGACGGTGCAGCCGGAAGCCGCTCACCGGGCATTATTGTTTATCCAGCAGTTATACGCGATCGAACGGGAAGCCGGCGTGTTGAAGTCGGATCTGCCACAGCCGGCGGACTGCGAACACTGGTGGAAACGCCGCTGGCAGTTGCGACAGAAACAGGCGCTACCGATACTGGAAAAGTTCTGCGACTGGTTGACGGAAACCGCGCGCAGTCTGTTACCGAAAAGTCCGGTGGCAGCGGCGATTCAATATCTGTTAAGCCGCTGGTCCGGGTTTACGCGGTATTGTACCGAGGGCATCCTGTCGATTGACAACAACCTGGCCGAACGCACCTTGCGTCCCTGTGCCCTCGGCCGGAAGAATTATCTGTTCGTCGGCAGCGACCGGGGCGGCCAGGCGGCCGCCGTGCATTACAGCCTGATGGCCAGTTGCAAAGCAAACGAAGTGGAACCGTTTGCCTATCTGCGCGATGTGTTGACGCGGATCACCGATCACGCCGCCGATCGCCTGGAAGAACTGCTGCCAGACCAATGGCTGAAGCAACACCCGGAAGCCCACTACACCCGCCGACGCTGA
- a CDS encoding RHS repeat domain-containing protein codes for MNEQSERTTFSYDAVGRATRKQLANGTRTSMAYDAAGRETQITHFTSSNTPFSSFADTYNAAGNRIQRVNLDGDVTTWTYDSSSQVLSERYTDSLGTTITTFAYDAVGNRLVENNDSTITTSVYDAANRLETSEETAGITTYTYDKNGNQTSIEDPVSDITTYSWTYENQLAEIESPNGDLVTYTYAPVNKKSDELRLSKETDLEFTSYMWDDQNIILEQDEVSTVDAEYTVMPQAYGNLISQTRDADSSFYHFDPLGSTRELTDASETVTDSYLYSVFGEVKSSTGTTVNPYQWAGKEGYYRDSESGLYSLRNRFYDSNQGRFKSEDPIGFDAGDNNLYRYVGNNAATDTDPSGLQGHIKRPSKWRTELDYTNRYLELICECQGTRIVGRKHSIIRSRIKTKKLPGWTIAEACNDSCSKRRRGWSGKYTIVKGSIGPNNGYLPRVWDVDGYRYVLSPDQCRQLEEVNSYGFWERFGSFFIPVFIPKKESLEERIRIAAKDEEYAKTFDRCGGEIDIITHDAIHIGRRRQLMTLDACDLATTTETVTGAIGSTFKVATSTGRRLVCKTVQQSCSTPLQRTTRALGTTGGHKEAALVLRGGPGRAFAGHGKYLKCPDTTVPKGTSITLPRKDINIQDLTGLYMEGENWEKLLYAAKSHDDLEVRDLIMNNIEGMATYLEGAKIPDYTLFAPGHPAGPPLCILKNSTTVYNPTKLSKLLEPSMGNCIWAACTKEY; via the coding sequence GTGAATGAGCAGTCGGAACGGACCACGTTCAGCTATGATGCGGTCGGACGCGCGACTCGCAAACAACTGGCAAACGGCACCCGCACCAGTATGGCCTATGACGCCGCCGGTCGGGAAACGCAGATCACGCACTTTACGTCAAGCAACACCCCCTTCTCCTCTTTTGCCGATACGTATAATGCCGCCGGCAATCGAATTCAGCGTGTGAATCTGGATGGGGACGTGACGACATGGACTTACGATTCTAGTTCACAGGTCCTTTCCGAACGTTATACCGATTCACTGGGAACAACGATTACGACGTTCGCTTATGACGCCGTCGGAAATCGGCTGGTTGAAAACAACGATTCCACGATCACCACCAGCGTCTACGATGCCGCCAATCGTCTGGAAACCTCGGAAGAGACGGCAGGCATCACCACCTACACCTATGATAAAAACGGCAATCAGACCTCGATCGAAGATCCGGTGAGCGATATTACGACTTATAGCTGGACCTACGAAAACCAGTTGGCGGAAATTGAAAGCCCTAACGGCGATCTGGTGACCTACACCTATGCCCCGGTCAACAAAAAGAGCGACGAACTCCGTCTCTCCAAAGAGACCGATCTGGAATTCACATCCTACATGTGGGACGACCAGAACATCATTCTGGAACAGGATGAGGTCAGCACCGTGGACGCCGAATACACGGTAATGCCGCAAGCCTACGGGAATCTGATCAGTCAGACCCGGGATGCGGACAGCAGCTTTTATCACTTCGATCCCCTGGGCAGCACCCGTGAGCTGACCGATGCCTCAGAGACCGTTACCGACAGCTACCTCTACAGCGTCTTTGGCGAAGTCAAAAGCAGCACCGGCACCACCGTGAATCCCTACCAATGGGCGGGCAAAGAAGGCTATTACAGGGATTCCGAAAGCGGACTCTACAGTCTTCGCAACCGTTTCTACGATTCCAACCAAGGCCGGTTCAAATCAGAAGACCCCATCGGCTTTGATGCCGGTGACAATAATCTTTATCGCTATGTGGGCAACAATGCCGCGACGGATACGGATCCGAGTGGTTTGCAGGGGCATATCAAGCGACCAAGTAAATGGAGGACTGAGCTTGATTATACCAACCGGTACCTTGAGCTTATATGTGAATGCCAGGGAACCAGAATCGTTGGTAGAAAGCATAGCATAATAAGGTCTCGAATTAAGACCAAAAAACTACCTGGATGGACTATCGCCGAGGCCTGCAATGACAGCTGCAGTAAAAGAAGACGAGGATGGTCCGGAAAATATACAATCGTGAAAGGGTCCATTGGTCCGAATAATGGATATTTGCCCAGAGTTTGGGATGTAGATGGTTACCGCTATGTGTTATCCCCAGATCAGTGCAGGCAGTTAGAAGAGGTTAATTCTTATGGTTTCTGGGAAAGATTTGGGTCATTTTTTATCCCAGTATTCATACCCAAAAAAGAAAGTCTTGAAGAAAGAATTAGGATAGCAGCCAAAGATGAGGAATATGCAAAGACGTTCGATCGTTGCGGAGGGGAGATCGATATTATAACGCATGACGCAATCCACATTGGTCGTCGCAGGCAGCTGATGACGCTGGATGCCTGTGATCTTGCTACTACTACTGAGACAGTAACAGGAGCTATTGGAAGTACATTCAAAGTAGCCACTAGCACGGGAAGAAGATTAGTTTGTAAAACAGTTCAACAAAGCTGTAGCACCCCTTTGCAGAGGACAACGCGTGCGCTGGGAACTACTGGAGGCCATAAAGAAGCTGCACTTGTTTTGCGAGGTGGACCTGGACGTGCATTTGCTGGCCATGGCAAATACCTAAAATGCCCTGACACTACCGTCCCCAAAGGAACTTCGATTACACTACCACGAAAAGATATTAATATACAAGATTTAACAGGGTTATATATGGAAGGAGAGAACTGGGAAAAACTTCTTTATGCTGCTAAATCTCACGATGATTTAGAAGTCAGAGATTTAATAATGAATAACATAGAAGGAATGGCTACCTACTTAGAAGGTGCTAAAATTCCGGACTATACTCTTTTCGCACCTGGACATCCAGCAGGCCCCCCACTCTGCATCCTTAAAAACTCAACAACCGTATACAACCCCACTAAGCTTAGTAAGTTATTAGAACCAAGCATGGGAAATTGTATTTGGGCAGCATGCACAAAGGAATATTGA
- a CDS encoding DUF7919 family protein, translating into MYSEDLSPLRRGTDNKYWYEFADDCEFEKLLTIGWLDSNHSFPVGPIDNALVKKLRDLICCIPKGINVHVARIRGQHPCNLCKAYPKIRCKIGGMRHLGCTELRIPSREQKIVFTSPDMILHYIEEHSYLPPDEFLEALRNFDTSQPFNAVELGKKLIKRSE; encoded by the coding sequence ATGTATTCTGAGGATCTTTCCCCTTTAAGGCGGGGCACCGACAACAAATATTGGTACGAGTTCGCCGATGACTGTGAATTTGAAAAACTTCTTACTATCGGCTGGCTGGATAGTAATCACTCGTTCCCAGTTGGGCCTATAGACAACGCACTGGTTAAGAAATTACGAGACTTGATCTGCTGCATACCAAAGGGGATCAATGTCCATGTTGCTCGAATTAGAGGACAACACCCCTGTAATTTGTGTAAAGCGTATCCAAAGATCAGGTGCAAGATTGGCGGAATGCGTCATCTAGGTTGCACAGAACTCAGGATTCCTTCACGAGAGCAAAAAATCGTATTCACATCACCGGATATGATACTTCATTATATAGAAGAACACTCATACCTACCACCAGATGAGTTCTTAGAAGCATTGAGGAATTTTGATACAAGCCAGCCATTTAATGCAGTAGAATTAGGTAAAAAGCTAATCAAGCGGAGCGAGTGA
- a CDS encoding AAA family ATPase, which produces MEHSFVQNSNVDQTNDILQHLAGLLPVVDLTSWANSNLSPLEHGIVDDDRMRFAVDKILRSLYLPGKHVLITGNKGVGKTTLIRSLALKNTQGKSPFLSNERFLWLDCHNVGPEDSRACLESIFASIAKMQGIVLCLDGIGSLLRRSQGGSNKPLLRSMISRANLRVIGVMSSWEFNDLVSSDAQMLDYFTRVELDEPSEGTANTIAGRHAEMLQNIYQISIDESVAERAVALTSTFILNECHPAKSVNLLQQICANIDFDRTQHNMERNEIHFSDIVAAISEKTGIPAETISGESQTTGFEDPLLDAVVGQDESVRLVANELSLIKSGLNEPGKPASVMLFAGMTGVGKTELAKRIAELYSTSRRVQVYAMGNYTEPHSVSGIMGVPPGYVGHEEGGRLVNELNSDPYSVFLLDEAEKCHPNIWKPFLNLFDEGWIVDQRGQKAYADRAIFILTTNAGDKQISQMSKNGTPAEEIAERVKQILSKVRHERSSQPVFPAQFLSRIKRIMVFNSLDEESMIGIAERRLNHMSKQWSIKRQKTIECHPDVARLIGKKGHDLNETSNGREGGRIISRLVSDIVESKIQEKAQNDPDDYQEASVIKVNSVEYLTDDISDSLSIEFITSEESTGIELNHV; this is translated from the coding sequence ATGGAACATTCATTTGTTCAAAATTCTAATGTCGATCAAACCAATGACATCTTGCAGCACCTTGCTGGATTACTGCCAGTTGTTGATTTAACAAGTTGGGCTAACAGCAATCTTAGTCCTTTAGAGCATGGCATTGTTGATGATGACCGAATGCGATTTGCGGTTGATAAAATTCTGCGTTCGCTTTATTTGCCTGGAAAACATGTCCTGATTACGGGAAATAAAGGAGTCGGCAAGACCACGTTAATTCGCTCCCTTGCCTTGAAAAATACCCAGGGCAAGAGTCCCTTCTTGAGTAACGAACGATTTCTCTGGCTGGATTGTCATAATGTTGGTCCTGAAGATAGCCGTGCCTGCCTGGAATCAATTTTTGCAAGCATTGCCAAGATGCAGGGAATTGTACTCTGCCTGGATGGAATTGGATCGCTTTTAAGACGCAGCCAGGGTGGTTCTAATAAACCTCTCTTGCGGTCCATGATCAGTCGGGCGAATTTGCGCGTGATTGGCGTGATGTCTAGCTGGGAGTTCAACGACCTCGTCAGCAGTGATGCCCAAATGCTCGATTATTTCACCCGTGTTGAACTGGACGAGCCCTCTGAGGGAACTGCAAATACAATTGCCGGGCGACACGCTGAGATGCTTCAAAATATATATCAGATTTCAATTGATGAAAGCGTTGCGGAACGCGCTGTTGCACTCACATCAACTTTCATTCTCAATGAATGCCATCCTGCAAAATCGGTCAATTTACTTCAACAGATTTGTGCCAATATCGACTTCGATCGCACACAGCACAACATGGAACGGAATGAAATCCATTTCTCCGATATCGTTGCAGCCATATCAGAAAAAACGGGGATTCCAGCAGAAACCATTTCAGGAGAATCTCAGACGACTGGATTTGAAGACCCTTTATTGGATGCAGTCGTGGGTCAGGATGAATCCGTTCGTCTGGTAGCTAACGAACTGAGTTTGATTAAATCCGGCTTAAACGAACCAGGCAAACCAGCGTCTGTCATGTTATTTGCTGGTATGACAGGCGTCGGAAAGACCGAACTGGCCAAACGCATTGCCGAACTCTATTCGACTTCTCGTCGTGTCCAGGTTTATGCCATGGGAAATTATACCGAGCCACACAGTGTTTCCGGCATCATGGGAGTCCCACCAGGTTATGTCGGTCATGAAGAAGGCGGACGTCTTGTTAACGAATTGAACTCGGATCCCTATTCCGTGTTTTTGTTGGACGAAGCTGAAAAATGCCACCCTAATATCTGGAAACCTTTTTTGAATCTGTTTGATGAAGGATGGATTGTTGACCAACGCGGACAAAAGGCGTATGCAGATCGGGCGATTTTCATTCTGACCACCAATGCAGGTGACAAACAAATATCTCAAATGTCTAAAAATGGAACACCTGCTGAGGAAATTGCAGAGCGCGTCAAACAGATTTTGTCAAAAGTAAGACATGAGCGATCGAGCCAACCTGTTTTTCCGGCTCAATTTCTTTCCCGAATCAAGAGAATCATGGTTTTCAATTCTCTAGATGAAGAATCTATGATTGGAATTGCCGAACGTCGACTCAATCATATGAGTAAACAGTGGAGTATTAAGCGCCAGAAAACGATTGAGTGTCATCCTGATGTTGCTAGATTGATTGGAAAAAAAGGACACGATTTGAACGAAACTTCGAATGGGCGCGAAGGAGGCCGCATTATAAGCCGTCTCGTTTCAGACATAGTCGAATCAAAGATTCAGGAGAAAGCCCAGAATGATCCTGACGATTACCAGGAAGCTTCGGTAATCAAAGTAAACTCAGTTGAGTATTTAACAGATGATATCTCTGATTCACTTTCGATTGAGTTTATTACTTCTGAAGAATCAACTGGAATCGAACTTAACCATGTCTAA
- a CDS encoding glycosyltransferase, whose protein sequence is MDNSRVRNVKHWAVGITTAPRKKSTLLQTLDSLKAAGWDSPRLFAEPGVEIPFEFNRLPVSRRDETLGAFPNWYLALTELVLRNPRAEAFLLCQDDVLFTSDIRDYLEHSLWPAKQVGVVSIYCPSHYPQTEKPGFIREDRGWKSWGALAYIFSNPAARAILSDSMVLNHRDFGPAEGLHHIDSVVGYWCERNQLSYFVHSPSLAQHIGDSSTIYPRANASGNRQAKDFRDQFNLKLNSARTTNVSEQLSFESNMRPPKSRNGFTPLKAPTLIQDKVSPTETNPSNNQNERIGRSIPKVFSPVKPQTKQKTYSCDVILPYSQPNYRYLEDSIKSVLNQNFVITTIHLINDGVNEDPIGAKYSRLSNVRWYKNTDQPVGPYITYNRLFDYLEHDIIANQDSDDLSLPMRLYKSIQLIEQGYDIVGGSMEQFVTYDDSSKRMWQALSKKPYHHSGIYYAASPSGSVVNSTAVMKKSVYEACNGMAPWIAGADSEFYERCIQAGFKAAAMQDVIALRRLHNPSLSNDQVNSGHGSNLREEIKKMTAESIARQKLGSDHSIGGLSKHRNDKELTQIKGK, encoded by the coding sequence ATGGATAATTCCAGAGTTCGCAATGTCAAGCACTGGGCTGTCGGTATTACAACAGCACCACGTAAGAAAAGCACACTACTTCAAACCCTAGACAGTCTCAAAGCTGCGGGCTGGGATTCTCCTCGACTATTCGCAGAACCAGGTGTAGAAATCCCTTTTGAATTTAACCGACTACCTGTGTCAAGAAGAGATGAAACTCTAGGTGCATTTCCCAACTGGTATCTGGCTTTAACCGAACTGGTTTTACGCAATCCACGAGCAGAAGCATTTCTACTATGTCAGGACGATGTATTGTTTACTTCTGACATTCGTGATTATCTGGAGCATTCATTATGGCCTGCAAAACAAGTTGGAGTTGTTTCAATATATTGTCCAAGCCATTATCCCCAAACAGAAAAACCGGGGTTCATCCGTGAAGATCGGGGATGGAAAAGCTGGGGCGCCCTTGCATATATTTTTTCGAACCCTGCGGCTCGAGCTATTTTAAGTGATTCAATGGTATTAAACCATCGAGATTTTGGCCCAGCAGAAGGCTTGCACCATATTGATTCTGTAGTCGGATATTGGTGTGAACGTAACCAACTTTCTTATTTTGTTCACTCTCCAAGTTTGGCTCAACATATTGGCGATTCTTCAACAATTTATCCTAGAGCAAATGCCAGTGGAAACCGACAAGCCAAGGATTTTCGAGACCAATTTAACTTGAAGCTTAATTCGGCAAGGACAACAAATGTTTCTGAGCAGCTATCATTTGAATCGAATATGCGACCCCCAAAATCACGAAATGGTTTTACTCCCCTCAAAGCCCCAACACTTATTCAAGATAAAGTAAGTCCCACTGAAACAAACCCTTCAAATAACCAAAATGAGAGGATAGGTAGATCCATCCCTAAAGTTTTTTCCCCCGTTAAACCTCAAACAAAACAGAAAACATATTCCTGTGATGTTATTTTGCCCTACAGTCAGCCTAATTATCGTTACCTTGAGGACTCTATCAAATCAGTTCTGAACCAGAATTTTGTTATTACCACCATTCACTTGATCAATGACGGTGTGAATGAAGACCCAATAGGCGCAAAGTATTCACGGTTGAGCAATGTGCGCTGGTATAAAAATACAGATCAACCAGTCGGACCTTATATAACATATAATCGATTATTTGATTATCTTGAACATGACATCATTGCTAATCAGGATTCTGATGACCTCTCCTTACCAATGCGACTTTATAAAAGCATTCAGTTGATTGAGCAGGGATATGATATCGTTGGAGGTTCTATGGAGCAGTTTGTGACGTACGATGATAGTAGCAAGCGAATGTGGCAGGCACTCTCAAAAAAGCCATACCATCACTCTGGAATTTACTATGCTGCATCACCATCAGGATCTGTAGTTAATTCTACAGCAGTCATGAAAAAGTCCGTCTACGAAGCCTGCAACGGCATGGCCCCTTGGATTGCTGGTGCTGACAGTGAATTTTACGAACGTTGTATTCAGGCTGGATTTAAAGCTGCAGCAATGCAGGATGTAATTGCACTCCGGCGGTTACACAATCCTTCACTTTCTAATGATCAGGTCAATAGCGGACACGGCTCAAATCTGCGTGAAGAAATCAAAAAAATGACTGCAGAGAGCATCGCAAGACAGAAGCTGGGCTCAGACCACTCCATCGGTGGGCTGTCAAAGCATCGGAATGATAAGGAGTTGACTCAAATCAAGGGGAAATAA
- a CDS encoding class I SAM-dependent methyltransferase yields the protein MVDCRKTDFYDAKYSKGGFIYNEEKENAWLKTHLIDRFDMQAGNKLLEIGCGMGLHSSLLSSHGLSVWGVDISRVGIEAAKQRNSKAQFIAVSASDLSLYFDKEYFDVIFVRGMSWYHYELDREMKLGVDPREETAKFFRFLKPGGLFILQIKSDFSGNRPSSEVHHNRLSDYKKLFEPLGDIIHISNWQGVDLISDEQAAGIKGGVLIATRV from the coding sequence ATGGTGGATTGCCGAAAAACAGACTTTTATGATGCCAAGTACTCAAAGGGGGGATTCATTTACAATGAAGAAAAGGAGAATGCGTGGCTGAAAACACACTTAATAGACCGTTTCGATATGCAAGCCGGCAACAAGCTATTAGAAATAGGATGCGGAATGGGTCTTCATTCGTCGTTGTTGTCTTCTCATGGTCTTAGTGTATGGGGGGTTGATATCTCTCGTGTCGGAATCGAAGCAGCAAAACAACGGAACTCTAAGGCTCAATTTATTGCTGTAAGTGCCTCTGATCTATCGCTATATTTTGACAAAGAGTATTTCGATGTAATTTTCGTGCGAGGTATGAGTTGGTACCATTACGAACTCGATCGAGAAATGAAACTGGGAGTGGACCCGCGTGAAGAGACGGCAAAGTTTTTTCGATTCTTAAAGCCGGGGGGTCTATTCATCCTGCAAATCAAATCTGATTTCTCTGGCAATAGACCTTCGAGTGAGGTTCATCATAATCGATTAAGTGATTACAAGAAGCTCTTTGAACCACTAGGAGATATCATCCACATTTCAAATTGGCAAGGTGTTGATCTCATAAGTGATGAACAGGCAGCAGGAATAAAGGGCGGCGTGCTGATAGCAACTCGAGTGTAA
- a CDS encoding integrase core domain-containing protein, whose translation MQAFFDIEQNSRFRDECLACEEFTTISEAMTVIDEWRSMYNQRRPHSSLGGQPPAEFALQCAASVPGEIPPPAPSLPPLQRHTADLIT comes from the coding sequence TTGCAGGCCTTCTTCGACATAGAGCAGAACAGTCGGTTTCGAGATGAATGTTTAGCGTGCGAAGAGTTCACGACGATTTCTGAAGCGATGACTGTGATCGACGAGTGGCGAAGCATGTACAACCAACGTCGTCCACACAGTTCCCTGGGCGGTCAGCCCCCCGCCGAATTTGCGTTGCAGTGTGCCGCTTCTGTTCCGGGAGAGATTCCGCCTCCGGCTCCATCTCTCCCTCCACTCCAGCGTCACACTGCTGATTTAATTACCTAA